A window from Rhizosphaericola mali encodes these proteins:
- a CDS encoding nucleotidyltransferase domain-containing protein has translation MKNKILELYKAKHEIPLFYCESGSRLWGIASPDSDYDVRGIHLQSKEQYFGFKKEPDSLSKMNGLFDFESFSLDKFCQLILKSNPNLLEWLRSDLVYFNELPNWENFRAEVLKNIDMSALYFHYLSLAKGNIALFETGKKAYYKVVFYAIRGLLSADLAAQNIMPELDILKLRNQLGKNNELTDLLENSIDQKRNSNEKEPIEEELRAPILVILKGYLLKLQNLNISKFGPNTKLEIVLKDYNYAVKERIYLS, from the coding sequence ATGAAAAATAAAATATTAGAATTATATAAAGCCAAGCATGAGATACCACTATTTTATTGTGAAAGTGGAAGTCGGCTTTGGGGAATTGCGAGTCCGGATAGTGACTACGATGTACGCGGTATTCACTTACAGTCTAAAGAGCAATATTTCGGATTTAAAAAGGAACCAGATAGCTTATCAAAAATGAATGGATTATTTGATTTTGAATCTTTTAGTTTGGATAAATTTTGCCAACTGATATTAAAGAGCAATCCCAATCTTTTGGAGTGGTTACGAAGTGATCTCGTCTATTTTAATGAATTACCGAATTGGGAAAATTTCCGTGCTGAAGTATTGAAGAATATTGATATGTCTGCATTATATTTTCACTATTTGTCATTGGCAAAAGGAAATATTGCTCTTTTTGAGACTGGTAAAAAAGCATACTATAAAGTCGTTTTTTATGCAATAAGAGGTTTGTTGTCAGCAGATTTAGCTGCTCAAAATATAATGCCTGAATTGGATATATTAAAATTGCGCAACCAACTCGGTAAAAATAATGAACTAACAGACTTACTAGAAAATAGTATCGATCAAAAACGTAATAGTAACGAAAAAGAGCCTATAGAGGAGGAACTGCGTGCGCCAATATTGGTGATTTTGAAAGGTTATTTGCTAAAATTACAGAATCTAAATATTTCTAAATTTGGACCTAATACAAAACTGGAAATAGTTTTAAAGGACTATAATTACGCAGTGAAAGAAAGAATTTATTTAAGTTAG
- a CDS encoding methyltransferase domain-containing protein: MILHIYSENPHLLDIINKNPETDNGLYLKPLKDGVAIGNAVSVHQYDIYFQDGGHSYTEEIGNQLDYQSLCNPLIVLHLSTDFLGHILKESSEYLAQELKWLGKTRGEVDPSTCKITVPNFYIYSSWYRDGAFLLSKYFKEIKVRNKVGNNFELAIEGKTVFQAVNMLNLVALFAQLTNEKGLFTYIDDSFASKYVRVLTNIEGVPYFVLYLFIKRAVKNKTQFEMVKPLLENYLAKYGIVANLTNEDTQLSRIGFITEAIGIDLPVLDIGCGEFAYYKRLMNRGLEQEYFAVDKEIHLERLGQNIMDRLDADNLKFSTDLTKVPKDKKLNIIISEVIEHNTPEDALALVKKALTFNFEKIVISTPNADFNQFYFDNGFRHSDHHFEFTQTEFKDFIASCTAFRLDLDIRFDQVGDELNGLKPTQIVVIEKNKNHEN, from the coding sequence ATGATTTTACATATTTACAGTGAAAATCCACACTTGTTGGATATTATTAATAAAAATCCAGAGACAGATAATGGACTGTATCTCAAACCATTAAAGGACGGCGTAGCGATTGGTAATGCAGTTTCAGTACATCAATATGACATTTATTTTCAGGATGGCGGACATAGTTATACAGAGGAAATTGGTAATCAATTAGATTATCAGAGTCTTTGCAATCCATTAATTGTATTGCATTTAAGTACAGATTTTTTAGGACATATATTAAAAGAATCGTCGGAATATTTAGCGCAAGAATTGAAATGGTTGGGCAAAACTCGTGGCGAAGTGGATCCGTCTACCTGTAAAATTACCGTACCAAATTTTTACATATATTCCTCATGGTATCGTGATGGTGCATTTTTATTGTCTAAATATTTTAAAGAAATAAAAGTAAGAAATAAAGTAGGTAACAACTTCGAATTAGCGATTGAAGGGAAAACCGTTTTTCAAGCGGTGAATATGTTGAATTTAGTAGCGTTATTTGCTCAGTTAACCAATGAAAAAGGTTTGTTCACTTATATTGACGATTCTTTTGCAAGTAAATATGTGCGGGTTTTGACGAATATTGAAGGTGTACCTTATTTCGTTTTGTATTTATTTATCAAAAGAGCGGTAAAAAATAAAACACAGTTTGAAATGGTGAAACCTTTATTGGAAAACTATTTGGCAAAATATGGCATTGTTGCGAACCTTACAAATGAAGACACGCAACTATCAAGAATCGGTTTTATTACAGAAGCAATTGGAATCGATTTACCAGTTTTGGATATTGGTTGTGGTGAATTTGCTTATTATAAAAGATTGATGAATAGAGGTTTGGAGCAAGAATATTTTGCAGTGGATAAAGAAATTCATTTAGAAAGATTAGGGCAAAATATTATGGATCGTTTGGATGCGGATAATTTAAAATTCTCAACAGATTTAACAAAGGTACCCAAAGACAAAAAATTAAATATTATTATCAGCGAAGTGATCGAGCATAATACGCCAGAAGATGCGCTGGCATTAGTCAAAAAAGCATTGACTTTTAATTTTGAAAAAATTGTTATCTCTACGCCTAATGCAGATTTTAATCAATTTTATTTTGACAATGGATTTAGACATTCAGATCACCATTTTGAATTTACACAAACAGAATTTAAAGATTTTATAGCGTCATGCACGGCTTTTAGATTGGATTTGGATATACGTTTTGATCAAGTTGGGGACGAATTGAATGGATTGAAACCAACACAAATTGTAGTTATTGAAAAAAATAAAAACCATGAGAACTAA
- a CDS encoding HopJ type III effector protein: MLLEQIKQNKDTIDFKEVIAFIDENYAFTPTKFTNGNTINEANQNNGSCKIFAFAKLNKLSKDETLALFGDFYRKDVLENPEGEDHQNIRNFIVFGWNGIEFEGVALKSK, encoded by the coding sequence ATGTTATTAGAACAAATCAAGCAAAATAAAGATACAATTGATTTTAAAGAAGTGATTGCCTTCATCGATGAAAATTATGCTTTCACGCCCACAAAATTCACGAATGGAAATACAATAAACGAAGCTAATCAAAACAATGGTTCCTGTAAAATATTTGCATTTGCTAAGTTAAATAAGCTGTCGAAGGACGAAACCTTAGCCTTGTTTGGTGATTTTTATAGAAAAGATGTTTTGGAAAATCCAGAAGGAGAAGACCATCAAAATATTAGAAATTTTATAGTATTTGGATGGAATGGAATCGAATTTGAGGGTGTAGCATTAAAAAGTAAATAG
- a CDS encoding slipin family protein — protein MMKRITIAAYQIGLVFENGNLINLLKEGKYWIFGNKNVEIHALKDSFKSTIDLQLLLRNNELSALLDVVEVVDGEIVLVYENGLFTNVLTAGQYAFWKEYGTRRLERIDLTKVEITENVNKTILENPLLKNYVRKCVVANQQKALLFIDGKFTKVLESGAYYFWNNEISIEVKSVETRMQQMEISGQELLTKDKANLRINFYVRYIVIDILKAILDNKEFEKQLYILMQLALREFVGALTLDELLAKKDNVGVEILTNLGEKAEALGLNVADAGIRDVILTGEMKDIMNQVLIAEKKAQANSIMRREETAATRSMLNTAKMMEENEVLWKLK, from the coding sequence ATGATGAAAAGAATAACTATCGCAGCATATCAAATCGGTTTGGTTTTCGAAAATGGAAACTTAATTAATCTTTTGAAAGAAGGAAAATATTGGATTTTCGGTAATAAAAATGTGGAAATTCATGCATTAAAAGACTCTTTTAAAAGCACTATAGATTTGCAATTATTGTTGAGAAACAATGAATTGTCAGCTCTTTTGGATGTGGTTGAAGTGGTTGATGGAGAGATTGTATTGGTGTACGAAAACGGTTTGTTTACCAATGTTTTGACTGCGGGACAATATGCATTTTGGAAAGAATATGGTACGCGTCGTTTAGAAAGAATCGATCTAACGAAAGTAGAGATCACGGAAAACGTGAACAAAACGATATTGGAAAATCCCTTGTTGAAAAACTATGTACGTAAATGTGTAGTTGCCAATCAGCAAAAAGCATTGTTGTTTATCGATGGAAAATTTACCAAAGTGTTAGAATCTGGTGCTTATTACTTTTGGAATAATGAAATATCTATTGAAGTAAAATCCGTGGAAACACGTATGCAACAAATGGAAATTTCTGGCCAAGAATTGTTGACTAAAGACAAAGCAAATTTGCGTATCAATTTTTATGTTCGTTACATAGTGATAGATATTTTAAAAGCGATATTGGACAATAAAGAATTTGAAAAACAACTCTATATATTGATGCAATTGGCTTTGCGTGAATTTGTGGGCGCTTTGACTTTAGACGAATTGTTAGCGAAAAAAGACAATGTAGGTGTGGAGATTTTGACCAACTTGGGCGAAAAAGCGGAAGCCTTGGGTTTGAATGTGGCAGATGCAGGCATCCGTGATGTGATATTGACGGGCGAGATGAAAGACATTATGAACCAAGTATTGATCGCCGAGAAAAAAGCACAAGCCAATAGCATCATGCGTCGGGAAGAAACCGCTGCTACACGTAGCATGTTGAATACCGCCAAAATGATGGAAGAAAATGAAGTCCTTTGGAAATTGAAATAG